One window of the Streptomyces asoensis genome contains the following:
- a CDS encoding SDR family NAD(P)-dependent oxidoreductase — protein MTVNARLVGTVPDGMTFTEAATLPVVYFTVHHALERLARLQAGETVLVHGAAGGIGLAALQLARARGAHVIATAGTPAKRDLLRMLGVRHVLDSRTLDFAEHVRDLTGGQGVDVVLNSLAGEAISRTLELLRPGGRFLELGKRDIYTSTPLALRPFSNNIAFFGVDAYQLISGRLPQAGTCFDETAQLIADGTYRPLLHLAYPATRISEALRVLQRSRHLGKVVITFEEPPPLERIHAPLRLSPHATYLVTGGLSGLGAALAHRLVDHGARHLALLGRRGSDTPGGSQLMQTLAERGATTTAHAADVTREKDLRRTLATIDADGPPLGGVVHAAMVLDDAPLAELTDERLRTALEPKMLGAATLHALTRDRDLHLFATCSSVTAWFGNAYQANYTAANAYLEALTRTRRATGLPGTTVAWGAVGDTGYAARHGITDMLARLGLDNLTPAEACTALTNAVAQDTDVTAAARIDWARIRSMMPAVQTPRLAGLIPLHTPQDDGPDQLRHRLATATPDEALALAADAITQVLAEILQTDPARLDRDRRLDQLGLDSLMAVEAVVAARRRLGCELPTLEFLNAQGITDLARRALIRLGHQTPTVPAPAAPSSTAPTPTVPAPAVPAQGARTP, from the coding sequence GTGACCGTCAACGCCCGCCTCGTGGGGACCGTCCCCGACGGCATGACGTTCACCGAAGCCGCCACCCTGCCGGTGGTCTACTTCACCGTCCACCACGCCCTCGAGCGCCTCGCGCGTCTCCAGGCGGGCGAGACCGTTCTTGTCCACGGTGCCGCCGGTGGCATCGGCCTTGCCGCCCTCCAGCTCGCCCGGGCCCGCGGCGCCCACGTCATCGCCACCGCCGGCACCCCTGCCAAACGCGACCTGCTGCGCATGCTCGGCGTCCGCCATGTCCTGGACTCCCGAACCCTGGACTTCGCCGAGCACGTCCGTGACCTCACCGGCGGGCAGGGCGTCGACGTCGTCCTCAACTCCCTGGCGGGAGAGGCCATCAGCCGCACCCTGGAACTCCTGCGGCCGGGCGGACGCTTCCTGGAACTCGGCAAGCGCGACATCTACACCTCCACTCCCCTGGCCCTGCGGCCCTTCAGCAACAACATCGCCTTCTTCGGCGTGGACGCATACCAGCTCATCTCCGGCCGCCTGCCCCAAGCCGGGACCTGCTTCGACGAAACAGCCCAGCTCATCGCGGACGGAACCTACCGACCCTTGCTGCACCTGGCCTACCCGGCCACCCGGATCAGCGAGGCACTGCGCGTCCTTCAGCGCTCGCGCCACCTCGGCAAGGTCGTCATCACCTTCGAGGAGCCACCTCCCCTGGAGCGCATCCACGCACCCCTGCGGCTCTCCCCGCACGCCACCTACCTGGTCACCGGAGGACTGAGCGGACTCGGCGCAGCCCTCGCCCACCGTCTCGTCGACCACGGCGCACGCCACCTCGCCCTCCTGGGCCGCCGAGGCTCCGACACCCCCGGCGGCTCCCAGCTGATGCAGACACTCGCCGAGCGCGGCGCCACCACCACCGCCCACGCGGCTGACGTCACCCGCGAAAAGGACCTACGCCGGACATTGGCCACCATCGACGCCGACGGCCCCCCGCTGGGCGGGGTGGTCCACGCCGCGATGGTCCTGGACGACGCGCCGCTGGCCGAACTCACCGACGAACGTCTGCGCACCGCTCTGGAGCCCAAGATGCTCGGCGCGGCCACCCTGCACGCCCTCACCCGCGACCGCGACCTCCACCTGTTCGCTACCTGCTCGTCGGTCACCGCCTGGTTCGGCAACGCCTACCAGGCCAACTACACCGCCGCCAATGCCTACCTCGAAGCACTCACCCGCACCCGGCGCGCCACCGGCCTGCCCGGCACGACGGTGGCCTGGGGCGCCGTCGGCGACACCGGCTACGCCGCCCGCCACGGCATCACCGACATGCTCGCCCGCCTCGGCCTGGACAACCTCACCCCCGCCGAGGCCTGCACCGCCCTCACAAACGCCGTCGCCCAGGACACCGACGTCACCGCCGCCGCCAGGATCGACTGGGCCCGCATCCGCAGCATGATGCCGGCCGTGCAGACCCCCCGCCTCGCCGGTCTCATCCCCCTCCACACCCCCCAGGACGACGGACCCGACCAACTACGCCACCGTCTCGCCACCGCCACCCCCGACGAAGCACTCGCCCTGGCGGCGGACGCCATCACCCAGGTTCTGGCCGAGATCCTGCAGACCGACCCCGCCCGTCTCGACCGCGATCGCCGCCTGGATCAACTCGGCCTGGACTCGCTGATGGCCGTCGAAGCCGTCGTCGCCGCCCGCCGCCGCCTGGGCTGCGAACTGCCGACCC
- a CDS encoding type I polyketide synthase, which translates to MIVAPTNPDRPAVAIVGLSCRLPGGIDGPQDLWEALLEGRDLVGEVPPDRFDPERFVDTGRRRNNKSYTAAGGFLQDVTGFDNGYFQRVSPREAARMDPQHRLLLEMAVEALDDAGIDQIATADSDTAVFVGMSSHDYADLQSTGGDAPNAYSMAGLAATNAANRISHLLDWHGPSMTVDTACSSALTALHQACETLRTGRARMALAGGVSVLLSPFGFTGFSAASMLSPTGRCRVFSAEADGYVRAEGGGVVALKLLSDALADGDRIHGVILASGVNSDGSTTGLALPSAQAQAALLEQVYAQAGVSADDLSYLEAHGTGTPVGDPIECDAIGRALGTRRTIGPLPIGSVKSNTGHLEAASGMAGLMKALLVLRHRRIPPTLHAQPFSPHIDFEGWQLDPCTEARSLAGQRPVVGVNSFGFGGSNAHVVLAAAPAVPLTDPSEPPKGVLPVVVSARTPEGLEAAAARMAQRLREETPEGFYDVAWTAARRRTLHPHRTVVLVPGARQAAEALEAVGQGALPLPVATATGQAVTDGRVVFAFGGNGSQWAGMGADLLREEPVFRAALDRVDDALRPHLGWSVRAEMAAADPARIEATEIAQPLLFAFQIGLVELFKARGIRPAAVLGHSVGEIAAAHVAGALGLSAAARVVAERSRAQAATRGRGRMAAVGLSAEEAAKELAPYAGTLEIAAVNGDQDVTVCGPEEDLRTLGTDLERRAVFFRMLELDYAFHSRAMDPVRDGLLECLEGLRPEATVLPFVSTVTGTACPGEDLEAHYWWRNVREPVLFGPALHTLLNDGYDIFVDIGPHPVLRPYLRKAIKGLERSVLVTATCARAVPGPAAVDTAAAHVLAAGAQIHWDVFFPRPGRTSDLPAYPWQRERHWHGDPQWWLRVAGETTPVQHPLLGARVPVQQPGWSNLVEPTRLPWLADHQVAGSVVMPAAAYLEMALAAGGLVHDAPVEVNHLLITRALDLPWNDEAADVRVQVSLSEGDQALTIAARTGDDLPWQPYARARVRRLLAATPPSVDLADLRSRLHTRMDVTEHYARARRAGLVYGPAFQVLTDLRLHEGEALASYTLGEPADGYHVHPALLDGALQAGACLISVDGEYLPFLPVAVEALRLWHTPPQSGLIHVRLRESNPQETCWDITLSDADGKICLQLTGCRLRRMGNTPTEPVQHLVSVLRAAPGTADPALPGPLPSPTALARRCLPYRDRLEKTWREDGHEAGLQRLRECCSRLIADAFAQLLPEGQSEFDTGDLVAGGMQPRHARLAELLAHATRGLLGQIQQAGDGRPTRWRLPDTDGPPALELFQQLVRDFPQHTVETSLFGRCCLHLADVLRGDHDPLALLFDEPDRHLIEYFYSDAVQPRFHNQLLLALVREQVRTWPEDRPLRILEVGAGTGSSTALLLPHLPPERTAYTFTDLSAGFFPAAKARFADFDFVDYRCLDLNQDPDEQGFTAASFDVVIATNVLHATRDLHATLSRITYLLADGGQLLAHETHEPGLLAPCFGTLEGFWDFTDAPLRQDSPLLPGEAWAPLLRECGFDEVAQLGHDQALPELEYSVFCARRAARTTVLPAPLTPPAAPDARWLLAGENPDGDLLRDLVDVLIQAGADVRTAGLDQVPRHWAQVAGEEQPPHTVLVFDAHPGDSPAETCDQAVARLGVLRDLAETGSRLPAGSAANLWIVTRPSGIHAAPERPGTPEDAALWGATRSLANEIPQLTIRRISLDAGDRPADDARRLAAELLQPTDEDEVVLTRSGRFVPRTVPRPASATAPDASGSTPFTLRLHDAGLRPRLIWTPDRPQQPAADEVTIAVAAAALNYRDVMLAVGLLPPGAEAPLPDGPALGLECAGTVTAVGADVTHLTTGDRVYALAPR; encoded by the coding sequence GTGATCGTGGCCCCCACGAACCCTGACAGGCCCGCCGTGGCGATCGTGGGCCTCTCGTGCCGACTGCCGGGCGGCATCGATGGACCGCAGGACCTGTGGGAGGCGCTGCTGGAGGGACGCGACCTGGTGGGCGAGGTCCCGCCGGACCGTTTCGACCCCGAACGGTTCGTCGACACCGGGCGGCGCAGGAACAACAAGAGCTACACGGCGGCGGGCGGATTCCTCCAGGACGTCACCGGCTTCGACAACGGCTACTTCCAGCGGGTCTCACCGCGCGAGGCGGCGCGCATGGATCCGCAGCACCGGCTGCTGCTGGAGATGGCGGTCGAGGCCCTGGACGACGCCGGCATCGACCAGATTGCCACCGCCGACTCCGACACGGCGGTGTTCGTCGGCATGTCGAGCCACGACTACGCCGACTTGCAATCCACCGGCGGTGACGCGCCCAACGCGTACTCGATGGCTGGGCTGGCGGCCACCAACGCCGCCAACCGCATCTCCCACCTGCTCGACTGGCACGGGCCGAGCATGACGGTGGATACCGCCTGTTCCTCGGCCCTGACCGCCCTGCACCAGGCGTGCGAGACGCTGCGCACGGGCCGAGCGCGTATGGCTCTGGCTGGAGGAGTGAGCGTCCTGCTCAGTCCGTTCGGCTTCACCGGCTTCTCGGCCGCCTCCATGCTGTCGCCGACCGGCCGCTGCCGTGTCTTCTCGGCGGAGGCAGACGGCTACGTGCGCGCGGAGGGCGGTGGCGTGGTGGCCCTCAAACTTCTGTCCGACGCGCTTGCGGATGGCGACCGCATCCATGGAGTGATCCTGGCGAGCGGCGTCAACAGCGACGGCAGCACCACCGGGCTGGCACTTCCCAGCGCCCAGGCGCAGGCAGCTTTGCTGGAACAGGTCTACGCCCAGGCCGGCGTGAGCGCCGACGACCTGTCCTACCTGGAGGCCCACGGCACCGGAACACCGGTGGGCGACCCGATCGAGTGCGACGCCATCGGCCGCGCCCTGGGCACCCGCCGCACGATCGGGCCACTGCCGATCGGATCGGTCAAGAGCAACACCGGTCACCTGGAGGCCGCTTCCGGCATGGCCGGACTGATGAAAGCCCTGCTCGTCCTGCGTCACCGCCGCATCCCGCCGACCCTGCACGCGCAGCCGTTCAGCCCCCACATCGACTTCGAGGGCTGGCAGCTCGATCCGTGCACCGAAGCCAGGTCCCTTGCCGGGCAGCGGCCGGTGGTCGGCGTCAACTCCTTCGGTTTCGGGGGATCCAACGCGCACGTCGTGCTGGCCGCCGCGCCCGCAGTCCCCCTCACCGACCCGAGTGAGCCCCCCAAGGGTGTGCTGCCGGTAGTGGTCTCGGCCCGCACCCCGGAGGGGCTGGAGGCCGCGGCCGCACGCATGGCCCAGCGGCTCCGGGAGGAGACCCCCGAGGGGTTCTACGACGTCGCGTGGACGGCCGCACGTCGTCGTACCCTGCACCCGCACCGGACCGTGGTCCTGGTCCCCGGCGCCCGGCAGGCAGCCGAAGCCCTGGAAGCCGTCGGCCAGGGGGCACTGCCCCTGCCCGTCGCCACCGCCACCGGACAGGCGGTGACTGACGGCCGCGTGGTGTTCGCCTTCGGCGGCAACGGCTCCCAGTGGGCCGGCATGGGGGCGGACCTGCTGCGCGAGGAACCCGTTTTCAGGGCGGCGCTCGACCGGGTCGATGACGCGCTCCGGCCTCACCTGGGCTGGTCGGTGCGTGCGGAGATGGCCGCAGCCGACCCCGCGCGCATCGAGGCCACCGAGATCGCCCAGCCGCTGCTGTTCGCCTTCCAGATCGGTCTGGTGGAACTGTTCAAGGCCCGCGGTATCCGTCCGGCCGCGGTCCTGGGCCACAGCGTCGGCGAGATCGCCGCCGCACACGTAGCCGGCGCTCTCGGCCTGTCTGCCGCCGCCCGGGTGGTCGCCGAACGCAGCCGTGCTCAGGCAGCCACCCGCGGCCGGGGCCGCATGGCCGCAGTCGGCCTGTCCGCGGAGGAGGCAGCCAAGGAACTCGCCCCCTACGCCGGCACTTTGGAGATCGCCGCCGTCAACGGCGACCAGGACGTCACCGTCTGCGGTCCCGAGGAAGACCTCCGCACCTTGGGCACGGATCTGGAGCGGCGCGCGGTCTTTTTCCGCATGCTGGAGCTGGACTACGCCTTCCACAGCCGCGCCATGGACCCTGTACGGGACGGCCTGCTCGAGTGCCTGGAGGGCCTGCGTCCGGAGGCCACCGTCCTCCCGTTCGTCTCGACGGTCACCGGCACCGCCTGCCCGGGCGAGGACCTCGAAGCCCACTACTGGTGGCGCAACGTCCGTGAGCCCGTGCTGTTCGGACCGGCCCTGCATACGCTGCTCAATGACGGTTACGACATCTTCGTCGACATCGGCCCCCACCCCGTCCTGCGGCCCTACCTGCGCAAGGCGATCAAGGGCCTGGAACGTTCGGTGCTGGTCACGGCTACCTGTGCTCGGGCCGTGCCGGGGCCCGCCGCCGTCGACACGGCGGCGGCCCACGTGTTGGCTGCCGGCGCCCAAATCCATTGGGACGTCTTCTTCCCGCGGCCCGGACGCACGAGCGACTTGCCGGCCTATCCCTGGCAGCGCGAGCGGCACTGGCACGGTGACCCTCAGTGGTGGCTGCGCGTCGCCGGCGAGACCACCCCCGTCCAGCACCCTCTGCTGGGAGCACGCGTCCCCGTACAGCAGCCCGGCTGGTCCAACCTGGTAGAGCCCACCCGGTTGCCGTGGCTGGCCGACCACCAGGTCGCAGGCTCCGTCGTCATGCCCGCCGCTGCCTACCTGGAGATGGCCCTTGCCGCAGGCGGGCTCGTCCACGACGCCCCCGTCGAGGTCAACCATCTGCTCATCACCCGTGCCCTCGATCTGCCCTGGAACGACGAGGCCGCCGACGTGCGCGTACAGGTCTCCCTCAGCGAAGGCGACCAGGCCCTGACGATTGCCGCGCGTACCGGCGACGACCTGCCCTGGCAGCCGTACGCCCGTGCCCGCGTGCGACGGCTGCTGGCCGCCACGCCGCCGTCCGTCGACCTCGCCGACCTGCGCTCGCGTCTGCACACCCGCATGGACGTCACCGAGCACTACGCCCGTGCCCGGCGCGCCGGCCTCGTGTACGGACCCGCCTTCCAGGTCCTCACCGACCTGCGGCTGCACGAGGGCGAAGCCCTCGCCTCCTACACCCTGGGCGAACCGGCCGACGGCTACCACGTACACCCGGCGCTCCTGGACGGTGCACTCCAGGCAGGCGCCTGCCTGATCAGCGTCGACGGCGAGTACCTGCCGTTCCTGCCGGTCGCCGTCGAAGCCCTGCGCCTGTGGCACACCCCGCCGCAGAGCGGCCTGATCCACGTACGCCTGCGAGAGAGCAACCCCCAGGAAACGTGCTGGGACATCACCCTGTCCGATGCCGACGGCAAGATCTGCCTCCAGCTCACCGGCTGCCGGCTACGCCGCATGGGCAACACCCCCACCGAACCCGTGCAGCACCTCGTCAGCGTGCTGCGCGCCGCTCCAGGGACCGCCGACCCGGCACTGCCCGGCCCCCTGCCCTCGCCCACCGCCCTGGCGCGGCGGTGTCTGCCCTACCGCGACCGTCTGGAGAAGACCTGGCGCGAGGACGGGCACGAAGCCGGGCTGCAACGTCTACGCGAGTGCTGCTCGCGCCTGATCGCCGACGCGTTCGCCCAGCTGCTGCCGGAGGGACAGAGCGAGTTCGACACCGGTGATCTGGTGGCAGGCGGCATGCAGCCCCGACACGCCCGCCTGGCAGAGCTTCTCGCCCATGCCACCCGCGGCTTGCTGGGCCAGATCCAGCAGGCCGGAGATGGCCGCCCGACACGTTGGCGCCTTCCCGACACCGACGGCCCTCCGGCGCTGGAGCTGTTCCAGCAACTCGTACGCGACTTCCCCCAGCATACGGTCGAGACGTCCCTGTTCGGCCGGTGTTGTCTGCACCTGGCCGACGTCCTGCGCGGCGACCATGATCCGCTGGCGCTCCTCTTCGACGAACCCGACCGCCATCTGATCGAGTACTTCTACAGCGACGCCGTCCAGCCTCGCTTCCACAATCAGCTGCTGCTCGCCCTGGTACGTGAGCAGGTTCGCACGTGGCCCGAGGACCGGCCGCTGCGCATCCTGGAGGTGGGTGCCGGTACCGGCAGCAGTACAGCCCTGCTCCTGCCCCATCTGCCGCCCGAGCGCACCGCATACACCTTCACCGACCTGTCCGCCGGCTTCTTCCCCGCTGCCAAGGCCCGCTTCGCCGACTTCGACTTCGTCGACTACCGCTGCCTGGACCTGAACCAGGACCCGGACGAGCAGGGCTTCACCGCGGCCTCCTTCGACGTAGTGATCGCCACCAACGTCCTGCACGCCACCCGGGACCTGCACGCGACCCTCTCCCGCATCACCTATCTCCTTGCCGACGGCGGACAACTTCTCGCCCACGAGACCCACGAACCCGGCCTGCTGGCCCCCTGCTTCGGCACGCTCGAGGGATTCTGGGACTTCACCGACGCCCCGTTGCGCCAGGACTCCCCTCTGCTGCCGGGGGAGGCCTGGGCACCACTGCTGCGCGAGTGCGGCTTCGACGAGGTCGCCCAACTCGGACATGACCAAGCCCTGCCGGAACTCGAGTACTCGGTGTTCTGCGCCCGCCGCGCGGCACGCACCACCGTCCTCCCCGCCCCCCTCACGCCGCCCGCCGCCCCGGACGCGCGCTGGCTGCTGGCCGGGGAGAACCCCGACGGCGACCTGCTCCGCGACCTCGTCGACGTTCTCATCCAGGCGGGCGCCGATGTCCGCACCGCCGGCCTGGACCAGGTTCCTCGGCACTGGGCGCAGGTCGCGGGGGAGGAACAACCCCCTCACACGGTTCTGGTCTTCGACGCCCATCCCGGCGACAGCCCCGCCGAAACGTGCGACCAAGCCGTCGCCCGACTCGGTGTGCTGCGGGACCTCGCCGAAACCGGCTCACGCCTGCCGGCCGGGAGCGCAGCCAACCTGTGGATCGTCACCCGACCCAGCGGCATCCACGCCGCCCCCGAACGACCGGGCACTCCTGAGGACGCGGCGCTGTGGGGCGCTACCCGCTCCCTGGCGAACGAGATCCCCCAGCTGACCATCCGGCGGATCTCCCTGGACGCCGGGGACCGGCCCGCCGACGACGCGCGGCGTCTGGCGGCCGAACTGCTCCAGCCCACCGACGAGGACGAGGTCGTCCTGACCCGCAGCGGCCGCTTCGTCCCGCGCACCGTCCCCCGGCCCGCCTCCGCCACCGCACCCGATGCCTCCGGCTCAACGCCCTTCACGCTGCGCCTGCACGACGCCGGCCTGCGCCCCCGGCTCATCTGGACTCCGGACCGGCCGCAGCAGCCCGCCGCCGACGAGGTCACCATCGCCGTCGCAGCGGCCGCACTCAATTACCGCGACGTCATGCTCGCCGTCGGCCTCCTGCCCCCGGGCGCGGAGGCGCCGCTGCCGGACGGGCCGGCCCTGGGCCTGGAGTGCGCCGGCACGGTCACGGCAGTCGGCGCCGACGTCACCCATCTGACAACGGGCGACCGCGTCTACGCGCTCGCACCCCGTTAG
- a CDS encoding ABC transporter ATP-binding protein yields MTFPSVRPRPSARPLTPDRGAMPGLRIGQDLLRGDRLLLALAAVLSLASVAAGLAVPWLAMGVMRALTRHQPVTQPAVGMSVAVLGAAGLQALSGWLLAGVGERAVLRLRRRAMGHLLRLPLRAVRDEGTGSLTARITSDAVLLRLLIETGLVHLPVALIATAATLTAMVVIDLRLTMVAVGAFGLTGACIALMTTRMRHLAVAQQRALGQLAQSLTAHLAALVTVKACRYESEAAHKLGHAADAVRSACLPASRLQCLIGPVVNSGQQIAVLAVALAAGQQITHGELSLAAFSGFFLYLLHLTSPLTVAALGIGHLQAGRTARGRFHRLLTRPAEAEQDTTAAPVLPLPRPDAQAVTFRRVTFRLPQGNPVLDHASFHVPATGLTVLVGSSGAGKSTVLTLINRLAQAEHGEIRVLGRSVSNWPLGDLRRRVTYVDQQSTLIEGTIRENLRLGLAEPPGDAELLKALERVGLRRTVLRLPQGLDTPLGRVQDLSGGQRQRLAVARALLTDSDVLLLDEPNSHLDGISDRLVTRAVDDLAATRCVIVASHRLPTVRRARHIILLTEDGTADSGSHEDLLTRSSHYRELTTGHAIEAGSPIRTPPADSPHASAPGRTGN; encoded by the coding sequence GTGACCTTCCCGTCCGTCCGCCCCCGACCGTCGGCCCGGCCCCTGACCCCCGACCGCGGCGCGATGCCGGGACTGCGCATCGGCCAGGACCTCCTGCGCGGCGACCGACTGCTGCTCGCCCTGGCAGCCGTCCTGTCCCTCGCTTCGGTCGCAGCCGGTCTGGCGGTGCCGTGGCTGGCCATGGGCGTGATGCGTGCTCTCACCCGGCACCAGCCGGTCACCCAGCCCGCCGTGGGCATGAGCGTCGCCGTCCTGGGCGCGGCCGGACTGCAGGCCCTGAGCGGGTGGTTACTGGCCGGAGTCGGCGAGCGCGCCGTGCTGCGTCTGCGCCGCCGGGCCATGGGGCATCTGCTGCGGCTGCCGCTGCGCGCCGTACGCGACGAGGGCACCGGCAGCCTCACCGCCAGGATCACCTCGGACGCTGTGCTCCTGCGCCTGCTCATCGAAACCGGTCTCGTCCACCTCCCCGTGGCGCTCATCGCCACGGCGGCCACGCTCACCGCCATGGTCGTCATCGACCTCAGGCTCACCATGGTCGCCGTCGGAGCCTTCGGACTCACCGGTGCCTGCATCGCCCTCATGACGACCCGGATGAGACACCTCGCGGTCGCCCAGCAGCGCGCGCTCGGACAGCTCGCCCAGAGCCTCACCGCCCACCTCGCCGCGCTCGTCACCGTCAAGGCCTGCCGTTACGAGAGTGAGGCCGCACACAAACTCGGACACGCCGCGGACGCCGTTCGTTCGGCGTGTCTGCCCGCCTCCCGTTTGCAGTGCCTCATCGGCCCGGTCGTGAATTCGGGCCAGCAGATTGCCGTCCTGGCCGTCGCATTGGCAGCAGGGCAGCAGATCACGCACGGAGAACTGTCTCTGGCCGCCTTCAGCGGCTTCTTTCTCTACCTGCTGCACCTCACCTCGCCCCTGACCGTCGCCGCCCTCGGCATCGGCCATCTTCAGGCGGGACGAACCGCGCGAGGCCGCTTCCACCGCCTCCTCACTCGCCCCGCGGAAGCGGAACAGGACACGACCGCAGCTCCCGTCCTGCCCCTGCCCCGCCCCGACGCACAGGCAGTGACCTTTCGCCGTGTCACCTTCCGCCTTCCGCAAGGCAACCCTGTCCTGGACCATGCGAGTTTCCACGTCCCCGCGACCGGGCTCACCGTCCTCGTCGGTTCCTCAGGCGCGGGAAAGTCCACAGTCCTCACTCTGATCAACCGCCTCGCACAGGCCGAGCACGGGGAGATCCGCGTCCTGGGGAGGTCCGTCAGCAACTGGCCCCTCGGCGACCTGCGCCGACGCGTCACCTACGTCGACCAACAGTCCACCCTGATCGAAGGCACCATTCGCGAGAACCTCCGGCTTGGTCTCGCCGAACCGCCCGGCGATGCCGAGCTGCTGAAAGCGTTGGAGAGGGTCGGGCTACGCCGAACAGTGTTGCGTCTCCCTCAAGGCCTGGACACGCCCCTGGGCCGTGTCCAGGACCTGTCCGGCGGACAACGCCAGCGCCTCGCCGTGGCCCGCGCCCTCCTCACGGACAGCGACGTCCTCCTCCTCGACGAGCCGAACTCCCACCTGGACGGCATCAGCGATCGCCTCGTCACCCGGGCCGTCGACGACCTGGCGGCCACCCGCTGCGTCATCGTCGCCAGCCACCGACTGCCCACCGTCCGCAGGGCCCGGCACATCATCCTGCTCACGGAGGACGGGACAGCGGACTCCGGCAGCCACGAGGACCTTCTCACTCGTAGCAGCCACTACAGAGAACTCACCACTGGGCACGCCATAGAAGCCGGTTCACCGATTCGAACGCCGCCCGCCGATTCTCCGCACGCCTCAGCTCCGGGTCGCACCGGCAATTGA
- a CDS encoding PH domain-containing protein, which produces MSDGIEREYRRRRGVPPAFLTMLIAAALVTANALHAMATLGPSGWDVLAVGAWLAAAGRVALEQWRARTFVTADGVTVRGPIRTRSWAWSDIYGIRVEENRGSTPRCSGYLYTTDGHRVRLPHLDEYQLTDPIAEVADLCATALRLGLTSLETRPEAEERIARGARRRKAWQRAATAGLVVAAVMFVYDIWLVFDDRPTQTLLLVGVVPLLCLPVFFLILDRVGESQNRRLTDSATRTSTGAPPG; this is translated from the coding sequence ATGAGCGACGGGATCGAGCGGGAGTACCGCAGACGGCGGGGAGTACCGCCCGCTTTCCTCACCATGCTGATCGCGGCGGCACTGGTCACCGCCAACGCGTTGCACGCGATGGCGACGCTCGGGCCGTCGGGCTGGGACGTGCTGGCCGTGGGGGCCTGGCTGGCCGCCGCCGGCCGGGTGGCGCTCGAGCAGTGGCGGGCGCGTACGTTCGTCACAGCCGACGGGGTCACCGTCCGAGGGCCGATACGTACGCGCAGCTGGGCCTGGTCCGATATCTACGGCATCCGGGTCGAGGAGAACAGGGGGAGCACCCCGCGCTGTTCGGGGTATCTCTACACCACCGACGGGCACCGGGTCCGCCTCCCCCACCTCGACGAGTATCAGCTGACCGACCCGATCGCCGAGGTCGCCGACCTGTGCGCCACGGCCCTGCGGCTCGGACTCACGTCCCTGGAGACGCGACCGGAGGCGGAGGAGCGCATCGCCCGAGGGGCGCGGCGGCGCAAGGCGTGGCAGCGGGCGGCCACGGCGGGCCTGGTCGTCGCGGCCGTCATGTTTGTCTACGACATCTGGTTGGTCTTCGACGACCGACCGACGCAGACGCTCCTGCTGGTCGGGGTCGTCCCGCTGCTCTGCCTTCCCGTCTTCTTCCTCATTCTGGACCGCGTCGGCGAAAGTCAGAACCGCCGCCTCACCGACTCAGCGACTCGAACCTCCACCGGTGCACCGCCCGGCTGA